One Danio rerio strain Tuebingen ecotype United States chromosome 22, GRCz12tu, whole genome shotgun sequence genomic window carries:
- the LOC793843 gene encoding uncharacterized protein isoform X6, with product MINKTFWHYGQTGGFRDLCEEHQFAGRVEFVENKLRIKELKISDSGEYRFRIITDKTEGKYSGSPGVILTVTDTQVISRPHTVSEGEKVILSCSTKCTLSNKHTYIWYKNGRQVTDGFTKYNKLYLDSVSNEELQEFSCAVREMSPEVNTALQNTLIVLFVLMIITLIGVLLHSLNRRRKNKSFEQHEDKKEAVQLDSSSVHETFPLSTICTQQDHIKEQDIHYSSIHFKKSNIKNTSVVTTDVQSSTDDVHYAAVKFG from the exons atgattaataaaacatTCTGGCATTATGGTCAGACTGGGGGCTTCAGGGATCTGTGTGAGGAGCATCAGTTTGCTGGTCGTGTGGAGTTTGTGGAGAACAAACTGAGAATCAAAGAGCTCAAGATCAGCGACTCTGGAGAATATCGATTCAGAATCATCACAGACAAAACAGAAGGAAAATACTCTGGTTCACCTGGAGTCATTCTCACTGTTACAG ATACTCAAGTGATAAGCAGACCACACACTGTATCAGAGGGAGAAAAAGTGATATTAAGCTGTTCAACTAAATGCACTCTGAGTAACAAACACACTTACATCTGGTACAAGAACGGACGACAGGTAACAGATGGATTCACTAAATACAACAAGCTGTACCTGGACTCAGTCAGCAATGAAGAGCTACAAGAGTTCTCCTGTGCTGTACGAG AAATGAGTCCAGAGGTGAACACAGCTCTACAGAACACCCTGATTGTCCTGTTTGTGTTGATGATTATCACTCTCATAGGAGTCCTGCTGCATAg TTTAAACAGGAGGAGAAAGAATAAGTCATTTGAACAGCATGAGGACAAAAAAGAGGCTGTACAG TTGGATTCATCCTCAGTACATGAAACATTTCCTTTGTCTACGATCTGCACACAGCAAGATCACATTAAGGAACAGGACATTCATTATTCGAGCATACATTTCAAGAAGTCAAACATTAAGAACACATCGGTGGTGACTACTGATGTACAATCAAGCACTGATGATGTTCATTATGCTGCTGTGAAGTTTGGTTGA
- the LOC101886000 gene encoding uncharacterized protein isoform X1, with protein MCSFVSYIVFMMLCKVKIMNSRLFPLILLLHIPGSLTLEHHPVSCDEYSICAVKGSEVTFTCYYNKINIKTVFWFSQKQNINWRKNDEAEDLTLDSDYSGRVKQQISKAYLADTRTLTISDVRERDSGEYQLMFIMRDGDKRLASVAVNLTVTVLYIWMNPAPTDSTDHSVKLTCDSFCTSKYWYYYYWKKNGQYFTHTLSRDITVSFEDFGSYSCYQDSKNPSSSVCVSKSGCWDVSYTSRRVCALVNSTVDISCTYSHPADNTINKTFWHYGQVGDFRDLREEHQFAGRVEFVENKLRIKELKISDSGEYRFRIITDKTGGTYSGSPGVILTVTDTQVISRPHTVSKGEKVILSCSTKCTLSNKHTYIWYKNGRQVTDGFTKDNKLYLDSAMVSNEELQEFSCAIGGLKKSTALRNTAVILCVFLSFALIGVLWIRWRRCTLFKPHRAEKEEVQSDTVNINTSSDIRPKADADNPDVHYSSIRFITKPTSSNPTAEHPADSPETDSVHYTTVMFK; from the exons ATGTGCAGTTTTGTGTCTTACATTGTATTTATGATGTTATGCAAAGTGAAGATCATGAACTCCAGACTCTTTCCACTTATCCTGCTGCTGCATATCCCAG GCTCTCTAACACTGGAACATCACCCTGTGAGCTGTGATGAATACAGTATCTGTGCTGTGAAGGGATCTGAGGTGACATTTACATGCTATTACAACAAAATCAACATCAAAACTGTGTTCTGGTTCAGTCAGAAACAAAATATTAACTGGAGAAAAAACGATGAAGCTGAAGATTTGACATTAGACTCCGACTACTCAGGAAGGGTGAAACAGCAAATCTCAAAAGCTTATTTAGCAGACACACGGACACTCACAATATCAGATGTGAGAGAGCGAGACTCTGGAGAATATCAGCTCATGTTCATCATGAGAGATGGAGATAAACGTCTCGCCTCAGTTGCCGTCAACCTAACAGTCACAG TCCTGTATATATGGATGAATCCTGCACCTACAGACTCAACAGATCACAGTGTAAAACTGACCTGCGATTCTTTTTGCACCTCTAAATATTGGTATTATTACTACTGGAAGAAGAATGGACAGTATTTCACACATACATTGTCCAGGGACATTACGGTGTCATTTGAAGATTTTGGCAGTTATTCCTGTTATCAAGACTCTAAAAATCCCTCCTCGTCTGTGT GTGTTTCTAAGAGTGGCTGTTGGGATGTGTCTTATACCTCTAGAAGAGTCTGTGCTTTGGTCAACTCAACAGTAGACATTTCCTGCACATACTCACATCCCGCTGATAATACGATTAATAAAACATTCTGGCATTATGGTCAGGTTGGAGACTTCAGGGATCTGCGTGAGGAGCATCAGTTTGCTGGTCGTGTGGAGTTTGTGGAAAACAAACTGAGAATCAAAGAGCTCAAGATCAGCGACTCTGGAGAATATCGATTCAGGATCATCACTGACAAAACAGGAGGAACATATTCTGGTTCACCTGGAGTCATTCTCACTGTTACAG ATACGCAGGTGATAAGCAGACCACACACTGTATCAAAGGGAGAAAAGGTGATATTAAGCTGTTCAACTAAATGCACTCTGAGTAACAAACACACTTACATCTGGTACAAGAACGGACGGCAGGTAACGGACGGATTCACTAAAGACAACAAGCTGTACCTGGACTCAGCAATGGTCAGCAATGAAGAGCTTCAAGAGTTCTCCTGTGCTATAGGAG GCCTAAAGAAAAGCACAGCACTGCGAAACACTGCAGTcatactgtgtgtgtttttgagttttGCGCTCATTGGAGTCCTGTGGATCAG ATGGAGAAGATGTACATTGTTTAAACCCCACAGAGCTGAAAAAGAAGAGGTGCAG TCTGACACAGTGAACATTAACACATCCAGTGACATCAGACCGAAAGCAGATGCTGACAATCCAGATGTTCACTATTCCAGCATTAGGTTTATCACAAAACCCACATCTTCAAACCCTACAGCTGAACATCCAGCAGACAGCCCAGAAACAGACAGTGTTCACTATACCACAGTTATGTTCAAATGA
- the LOC101886000 gene encoding uncharacterized protein isoform X2, with translation MDSISHIHCPGTLRCHLKILAVIPVIKTLKIPPRLCVRVRSSTKSSVSKSGCWDVSYTSRRVCALVNSTVDISCTYSHPADNTINKTFWHYGQVGDFRDLREEHQFAGRVEFVENKLRIKELKISDSGEYRFRIITDKTGGTYSGSPGVILTVTDTQVISRPHTVSKGEKVILSCSTKCTLSNKHTYIWYKNGRQVTDGFTKDNKLYLDSAMVSNEELQEFSCAIGGLKKSTALRNTAVILCVFLSFALIGVLWIRWRRCTLFKPHRAEKEEVQSDTVNINTSSDIRPKADADNPDVHYSSIRFITKPTSSNPTAEHPADSPETDSVHYTTVMFK, from the exons ATGGACAGTATTTCACACATACATTGTCCAGGGACATTACGGTGTCATTTGAAGATTTTGGCAGTTATTCCTGTTATCAAGACTCTAAAAATCCCTCCTCGTCTGTGTGTAAGAGTCAGATCATCCACAAAATCCA GTGTTTCTAAGAGTGGCTGTTGGGATGTGTCTTATACCTCTAGAAGAGTCTGTGCTTTGGTCAACTCAACAGTAGACATTTCCTGCACATACTCACATCCCGCTGATAATACGATTAATAAAACATTCTGGCATTATGGTCAGGTTGGAGACTTCAGGGATCTGCGTGAGGAGCATCAGTTTGCTGGTCGTGTGGAGTTTGTGGAAAACAAACTGAGAATCAAAGAGCTCAAGATCAGCGACTCTGGAGAATATCGATTCAGGATCATCACTGACAAAACAGGAGGAACATATTCTGGTTCACCTGGAGTCATTCTCACTGTTACAG ATACGCAGGTGATAAGCAGACCACACACTGTATCAAAGGGAGAAAAGGTGATATTAAGCTGTTCAACTAAATGCACTCTGAGTAACAAACACACTTACATCTGGTACAAGAACGGACGGCAGGTAACGGACGGATTCACTAAAGACAACAAGCTGTACCTGGACTCAGCAATGGTCAGCAATGAAGAGCTTCAAGAGTTCTCCTGTGCTATAGGAG GCCTAAAGAAAAGCACAGCACTGCGAAACACTGCAGTcatactgtgtgtgtttttgagttttGCGCTCATTGGAGTCCTGTGGATCAG ATGGAGAAGATGTACATTGTTTAAACCCCACAGAGCTGAAAAAGAAGAGGTGCAG TCTGACACAGTGAACATTAACACATCCAGTGACATCAGACCGAAAGCAGATGCTGACAATCCAGATGTTCACTATTCCAGCATTAGGTTTATCACAAAACCCACATCTTCAAACCCTACAGCTGAACATCCAGCAGACAGCCCAGAAACAGACAGTGTTCACTATACCACAGTTATGTTCAAATGA
- the LOC141380278 gene encoding uncharacterized protein — protein sequence MCFLIPVVTNTRKTREVRCRRNPHNLRSIHVSTISQLSLSVGLWNCQSAVNKADFITSIATYSDYNLMALTETWLRPEDTATHATLSANFSFSHTPRQTGRGGGTGLLISKEWKFTLISSLPTISSFEFHAVTIIHPFYINVVVIYRPPGDFNIYVDKPQAADFQTLLASFDLKRAPTSATHKSGNQLDLIYTRHCFTDQTIVTPLQISDHFLLSLNIHITPEPPHTPTLVTFRRNLRSLSPNRLSTIVSDSLPPSRKLTALDSNSATNTLCSTLASCLDRLCPLASRPARASPPAPWLSDALREHRSKLRAAERIWRKTKNPAHLLTYQTLLSSFSAEVTSAKQTYYRLKINNATNPRLLFKTFSSLLYPPPPPASSTLTTDDFATFFCTKTAKISAQFAAPTTNTQDTTPTPHTLTSFSQLSESEVSKLVLSSHATTCPLDPIPSHLLQAISPAVIPTLTHIINTSLDSGLFPTTFKQARVTPLLKKPNLDHTLLENYRPVSLLPFMAKILEKVVFNQVLDFLTQNNLMDNKQSGFKKGHSTETALLSVVEDLRLAKADSKSSVLILLDLSAAFDTVNHQILLSTLESLGVAGTVIQWFRSYLSDRSFRVSWRGEVSNLQHLNTGVPQGSVLGPLLFSIYTSSLGPVIQRHGFSYHCYADDTQLYLSFHPDDPSVPARISACLLDISHWMKDHHLQLNLAKTEMLVVSANPTLHHNFSIQMDGATITASKMVKSLGVTIDDQLNFSDHISRTARSCRFALYNIRKIRPFLSEHAAQLLVQALVLSKLDYCNSLLAGLPANSIKPLQLLQNAAARVVFNEPKRAHVTPLLVRLHWLPVAARIKFKTLMFAYKVTSGLAPSYLHLLLEIYVPSRNLRSVNERRLVVPSQRGKKSLSRTLTLNLPSWWNELPNCIRTAESLAIFKKRLKTQLFSLHFTS from the exons atgtgttttctaattcctgttgttactaacactcgcaaaacacgggaggtacgctgcaggcgtaatcctcacaaccttcgttcaatacatgtatctactatttcacaactctctctctccgtgggcctctggaactgtcaatcagctgttaacaaggctgattttattacctccatagctacatattctgactataatctcatggctctaactgagacctggttgaggccggaggacactgctacacatgctactctttctgctaatttctctttttcccacactcctcgtcagacagggagagggggtgggactggactactaatttccaaagaatggaaatttactctgatatcgtccctgccaacaatcagctcctttgaattccatgcagtcaccattatccaccccttctacataaatgtggttgtcatctaccgcccaccag gtgacttcaacatttacgttgacaaaccgcaagctgcagactttcagactttgcttgcctcttttgacctaaaaagagcacctacttctgctacccacaaatcaggtaatcagctagaccttatttacacacgacactgcttcactgatcaaacaatagtaactccactacaaatatctgatcatttccttctgtctctcaacatccacattactcctgagccgccacacactccaacactggttacctttcgcagaaacctacgatctctctcacccaacagactatccaccattgtttcagactctcttcctccatctcgcaaactcactgcacttgattcgaacagtgccactaatacactctgctccacactagcatcatgtctagaccgattatgtcctcttgcatccaggccagcccgtgccagtcctcctgcaccctggctctcagatgctctccgtgagcatcgctcaaaacttcgggctgcagagagaatttggcggaaaactaaaaatcctgcacatctcttaacataccaaactcttctgtcctctttctcagctgaggttacttctgcaaagcagacgtattaccgtctgaaaatcaacaatgccactaatcctcgcctactttttaaaacattttcctccctcctctatcctcctcctccacccgcatcctccacacttactactgatgactttgctacattcttctgcaccaaaactgcaaaaatcagtgctcaatttgctgcacctacaacaaacacgcaagatacaacaccaacaccacacacactcacctctttttctcagctctctgagtctgaggtgtccaaacttgtgctatctagccatgcaaccacctgtccactcgatcccattccctctcatctcttgcaagccatctctcctgcagtcataccaacactgactcacataattaacacatctcttgactctggtttattccccactacatttaagcaggctagggtaaccccactgctaaagaaacccaacctggaccatacgctacttgaaaactacagaccagtatccctgcttccattcatggccaagattctggagaaagtagtgttcaatcaagtcctggactttcttactcaaaacaatctcatggacaacaagcaatccggctttaagaaaggccactcaactgagactgccctgctctcggtcgtggaggatctcagactggctaaagcagactctaaatcatcagtccttattttgctggacttgtcagctgcttttgacactgtcaaccaccagatcctgctatctacgctcgagtcactgggcgttgcgggcactgttatacaatggttcagatcttacctctctgacaggtcattcagggtgtcttggaggggagaggtgtccaacctacagcatctaaacactggggtacctcaaggctctgttcttgggccacttctcttctccatctacacatcatctctaggaccagtcatccagagacatggattctcctaccactgctatgctgatgacacccagctatacctctcttttcatcctgatgatccctccgttccagctcgtatctcagcctgcctgttggatatttcacactggatgaaagatcatcatcttcagctgaacctcgcaaaaacggaaatgcttgtagtttctgccaacccgactctacaccataacttttcaatccagatggatggggcaaccattactgcatccaaaatggtgaaaagccttggagtaacgattgatgaccaactaaacttctctgaccacatttctagaactgctcgatcgtgcagatttgcactctataacatcagaaagatccgacccttcttatctgaacatgcagctcaactccttgttcaagctcttgttctctccaaactggattactgcaactctctactagctgggcttccagctaactctatcaagcctcttcaactgctccagaatgcagcagcacgggttgtcttcaatgaacctaaacgagcacatgtcactccgctgctagtccgtttgcactggctgccagttgctgctcgcatcaaattcaaaactctgatgtttgcctacaaagtgacttctggcctagcaccttcttatctgcacttaCTTCTggagatctatgtgccctccagaaacttgcgttctgtgaatgaacgtcgcctcgtggttccatcccaaagagggaaaaaatcactttcgcgaacgctcacgctcaatctgcccagttggtggaatgaactccctaactgcatcagaacagcagagtcactcgctattttcaagaaacgactaaaaactcaactatttagtctccacttcacttcctaa
- the LOC793843 gene encoding uncharacterized protein isoform X5, whose protein sequence is MINKTFWHYGQTGGFRDLCEEHQFAGRVEFVENKLRIKELKISDSGEYRFRIITDKTEGKYSGSPGVILTVTDTQVISRPHTVSEGEKVILSCSTKCTLSNKHTYIWYKNGRQVTDGFTKYNKLYLDSVSNEELQEFSCAVREMSPEVNTALQNTLIVLFVLMIITLIGVLLHRCSLNRRRKNKSFEQHEDKKEAVQLDSSSVHETFPLSTICTQQDHIKEQDIHYSSIHFKKSNIKNTSVVTTDVQSSTDDVHYAAVKFG, encoded by the exons atgattaataaaacatTCTGGCATTATGGTCAGACTGGGGGCTTCAGGGATCTGTGTGAGGAGCATCAGTTTGCTGGTCGTGTGGAGTTTGTGGAGAACAAACTGAGAATCAAAGAGCTCAAGATCAGCGACTCTGGAGAATATCGATTCAGAATCATCACAGACAAAACAGAAGGAAAATACTCTGGTTCACCTGGAGTCATTCTCACTGTTACAG ATACTCAAGTGATAAGCAGACCACACACTGTATCAGAGGGAGAAAAAGTGATATTAAGCTGTTCAACTAAATGCACTCTGAGTAACAAACACACTTACATCTGGTACAAGAACGGACGACAGGTAACAGATGGATTCACTAAATACAACAAGCTGTACCTGGACTCAGTCAGCAATGAAGAGCTACAAGAGTTCTCCTGTGCTGTACGAG AAATGAGTCCAGAGGTGAACACAGCTCTACAGAACACCCTGATTGTCCTGTTTGTGTTGATGATTATCACTCTCATAGGAGTCCTGCTGCATAg ATGCAGTTTAAACAGGAGGAGAAAGAATAAGTCATTTGAACAGCATGAGGACAAAAAAGAGGCTGTACAG TTGGATTCATCCTCAGTACATGAAACATTTCCTTTGTCTACGATCTGCACACAGCAAGATCACATTAAGGAACAGGACATTCATTATTCGAGCATACATTTCAAGAAGTCAAACATTAAGAACACATCGGTGGTGACTACTGATGTACAATCAAGCACTGATGATGTTCATTATGCTGCTGTGAAGTTTGGTTGA